A part of Lacinutrix sp. 5H-3-7-4 genomic DNA contains:
- a CDS encoding M1 family metallopeptidase, with product MNNLKYYVLSALFITVGVFAQQDKENQEPVQGHTNNNKFKQLYEEFSSPNMYRAASGAPGSAYYQQQADYKMDLELDDVNARLSGFETITYTNNSPDVLNYLWVQLDQNMRARDSKTPLIQGSGIAPAQQASSFADAYMTEGFDGGFKIEEVKDTNGNALPHMINRTMMRVEMPKPLASGDKFSFSIKWWYNINDHVNGRGRSGYEYFKEDDNRNYVIAQFYPRMAVYNDVEGWQNSQFWGRDEFALPFGDFDVNITVPADHILDGTGVLTNRKEVYSKEMMKRFEKAKKSFDEPVVIVTQAEAEAAEKTKSTKTKTWKLSAKNVRDFGFATSRRYILDMMAVDINGSTKMAVSMYPKEGNPLWEQWSTKAVASTLRSYSRMTFDYPYHKAISVHAKQQGMEYPMICWNYGRPDKDGNYSDRTKFGMMSVIIHEVGHNFFPMIVNSDERQWTWMDEGLNTFVQYVAEQDFGKWYPDALSEGQTAYPSRRGPAKNITRYMGGDQNFIAPIMTKGLNTYQFGNNAYGKPGTALNILRETVMGPELFDYAFREYSQRWMFKHPTPEDFFRTMEDASAFDLDWFWRGWFYTTDFVDIGVKDVKKFYVSKEPTQQVKDMAKSRGMKLSDLPPLVFMVEEGSEDYKAEMKSGKLLDNAPSLKEYVMDNFTAAERAKMKEPKFFYNVTFEKPGGLVMPIIVEYTYSDGSSKTETYPAQIWRLNDKEATKAIASDKEIVKITVDPNLETADVDTSNNSWPREVKEGEFDKFKNKTKN from the coding sequence ATGAACAATCTAAAGTATTACGTGCTTTCTGCACTCTTTATTACTGTAGGTGTATTTGCACAACAGGATAAAGAAAACCAAGAGCCTGTGCAAGGCCACACAAACAACAACAAATTTAAACAACTTTACGAGGAGTTCTCATCTCCAAACATGTATCGTGCAGCCTCTGGTGCTCCAGGTTCCGCTTATTATCAGCAACAAGCAGATTATAAAATGGATTTAGAATTAGACGATGTTAATGCTCGTTTATCTGGTTTCGAAACAATTACATATACAAACAACTCTCCAGATGTACTTAATTATTTATGGGTACAGTTAGATCAAAACATGAGAGCAAGAGACTCTAAAACACCACTTATTCAAGGTAGTGGTATTGCTCCTGCTCAACAAGCATCAAGCTTTGCAGATGCTTACATGACAGAAGGTTTTGATGGAGGATTTAAAATAGAAGAAGTAAAAGATACTAATGGTAATGCATTACCACACATGATTAATCGTACAATGATGCGTGTAGAAATGCCAAAACCATTAGCTTCTGGAGATAAATTTTCTTTTTCAATAAAATGGTGGTATAACATTAACGATCACGTTAATGGTCGTGGCCGTTCTGGTTACGAGTACTTTAAAGAAGACGATAACAGAAACTATGTAATCGCTCAATTTTATCCAAGAATGGCAGTTTATAACGATGTTGAAGGTTGGCAAAACTCTCAGTTTTGGGGACGTGATGAATTTGCATTGCCTTTTGGTGATTTTGATGTAAATATTACAGTACCGGCAGATCACATTCTTGATGGTACAGGTGTACTTACAAATAGAAAAGAAGTGTACTCAAAAGAAATGATGAAGCGTTTTGAAAAAGCTAAAAAATCTTTTGATGAACCTGTTGTAATTGTTACTCAAGCTGAAGCAGAAGCTGCAGAAAAAACAAAATCTACTAAGACAAAAACATGGAAATTAAGTGCGAAAAATGTACGTGATTTTGGTTTTGCAACTTCTAGACGTTATATATTAGATATGATGGCTGTAGATATTAATGGCTCTACTAAAATGGCGGTATCTATGTACCCTAAAGAAGGAAACCCATTATGGGAACAATGGTCTACAAAAGCAGTTGCTAGTACATTAAGGTCTTACTCTCGTATGACTTTCGATTATCCTTATCATAAAGCCATTTCTGTACACGCAAAGCAACAAGGTATGGAATACCCAATGATTTGCTGGAACTATGGACGTCCAGATAAAGATGGAAATTATAGTGATCGTACTAAATTTGGTATGATGTCTGTAATTATTCACGAAGTGGGACACAACTTTTTCCCAATGATTGTAAATAGTGATGAGCGTCAATGGACATGGATGGATGAAGGTTTAAATACTTTTGTACAATATGTAGCAGAGCAAGATTTTGGAAAATGGTATCCAGATGCATTATCAGAAGGTCAAACAGCATATCCTTCACGTCGTGGGCCAGCAAAAAATATTACACGTTATATGGGTGGCGATCAAAACTTTATTGCACCAATAATGACAAAAGGATTAAACACATACCAATTTGGTAACAATGCATATGGTAAACCAGGTACAGCCTTAAATATTTTAAGAGAAACTGTAATGGGACCAGAACTTTTTGATTATGCATTTAGAGAATACTCTCAACGTTGGATGTTTAAACACCCAACTCCAGAAGATTTTTTCCGCACAATGGAAGATGCATCTGCATTCGATTTAGATTGGTTTTGGAGAGGTTGGTTTTATACAACAGACTTTGTTGATATAGGAGTAAAAGATGTAAAAAAGTTTTACGTATCAAAAGAACCTACACAACAAGTTAAAGATATGGCTAAATCTCGTGGTATGAAATTAAGCGATTTACCACCATTAGTATTTATGGTTGAAGAAGGTAGTGAAGATTATAAAGCAGAGATGAAAAGCGGTAAATTATTAGACAATGCACCATCTTTAAAAGAATATGTAATGGATAACTTTACTGCAGCTGAAAGAGCAAAAATGAAAGAGCCAAAATTCTTTTACAATGTAACTTTCGAAAAACCAGGTGGTTTAGTAATGCCAATTATTGTAGAGTATACTTATTCAGATGGTTCATCTAAAACTGAAACATATCCTGCACAAATCTGGAGATTAAACGATAAAGAAGCTACAAAAGCAATAGCTTCAGATAAAGAAATTGTAAAAATTACAGTAGATCCAAATTTAGAAACAGCAGATGTTGATACTTCTAATAACTCTTGGCCAAGAGAAGTAAAAGAAGGAGAATTTGATAAATTTAAAAATAAAACAAAAAATTAA
- a CDS encoding DUF6702 family protein, translating to MKFLKIILTITLISSLAFTAMHKYYVSITKIEYVKEKKSVQIITRIFIDDFEKLLRERYDESIVLASNQDETQIDQYIEKYVLSRLKISINGKLASVQFIGKEYDEDVVQCYLEIENITAVKTFEIENKILFDVFSDQKNIVRTYINNKHKSFILIPERIKGMLNF from the coding sequence ATGAAATTCTTAAAAATAATATTAACCATAACTCTAATCTCCTCATTAGCATTTACAGCGATGCATAAATATTATGTGAGTATTACTAAAATAGAATATGTAAAAGAGAAAAAATCGGTTCAAATTATAACACGAATTTTTATCGATGATTTTGAGAAACTTCTTCGCGAACGTTATGACGAAAGTATTGTTTTGGCATCAAATCAAGATGAAACACAAATAGATCAATACATAGAAAAATATGTGTTATCAAGATTAAAAATTTCAATAAACGGAAAATTAGCTTCAGTACAATTTATAGGTAAGGAATATGATGAAGATGTTGTGCAGTGCTATTTAGAAATTGAAAATATCACAGCAGTAAAAACATTCGAAATTGAAAATAAAATACTTTTTGATGTCTTTAGTGATCAAAAAAATATAGTAAGAACATATATTAATAATAAGCACAAATCTTTCATATTAATACCAGAAAGAATCAAAGGAATGTTAAACTTCTAA
- a CDS encoding carboxypeptidase-like regulatory domain-containing protein produces the protein MENNKFYKYACIAVFLLLGVFLNAQSVTLFGKIQAEDNLENIHVTNINKNTYTTTNALGIFKIEAQKNDTLSVTSIQYQPETIIITQKNINEKGIQITLAEQINELQEVIVGNILSGNLEQDINNSKAKPSINFYNVGIPGYKGKPKTQSERRLHEATTGGGFIPLNPILNAISGRTKMLKKRIALEANTTLMYSLKSRLSEDFFSNNPLEEDKRMDFFYFCADDKDFEKHCSKGDLEALAFMKKKYIKYKENLASKE, from the coding sequence GTGGAAAATAATAAATTTTATAAATATGCTTGTATAGCTGTTTTTCTATTATTAGGTGTTTTTTTAAACGCACAATCTGTAACATTATTCGGAAAAATTCAAGCCGAAGATAACCTTGAAAACATCCATGTAACAAACATTAATAAAAACACATATACCACCACAAATGCTTTAGGGATTTTTAAAATTGAAGCTCAAAAAAACGATACTTTATCTGTAACCTCAATACAATACCAACCAGAAACAATTATTATAACCCAAAAAAATATAAACGAAAAAGGTATACAAATTACATTAGCAGAGCAGATAAATGAATTACAAGAAGTAATAGTTGGAAATATTTTAAGCGGTAATCTAGAACAAGATATTAATAACTCTAAAGCCAAACCAAGCATTAATTTTTATAATGTTGGTATACCAGGCTATAAAGGAAAACCTAAAACACAAAGCGAAAGGCGATTGCACGAAGCTACAACTGGTGGAGGTTTCATACCTTTAAATCCAATTTTAAACGCTATCTCAGGAAGAACAAAAATGCTAAAAAAACGAATAGCCTTAGAGGCAAACACAACCTTAATGTATAGTTTAAAATCTAGATTGTCTGAAGATTTTTTTAGCAATAATCCCTTAGAAGAAGACAAGAGAATGGACTTTTTTTATTTTTGTGCAGATGATAAAGATTTCGAAAAGCATTGCTCAAAAGGCGATTTAGAAGCGCTCGCATTTATGAAAAAAAAGTACATAAAATATAAAGAAAATTTGGCTTCAAAAGAATGA
- a CDS encoding carboxypeptidase-like regulatory domain-containing protein, translated as MKQTLLLLIFLVSILNTQAQNTKRVEVNGQIIVAVEDLENVTVFNESSNKGVITDSLGRFKIKVALNDEIQVSAIQLKPFKTYITQKVIDSKKLTIYLNEQINTLDEVVLLQYDLTGIIEGDIANTKVVKPIQMFDFGNVENLEVADDHHSKVDNIALGNQNDRIRYQADGVAILGLLVNAIFKTKNKKNKKRIDRQNRVGKRFNIPVSKLSTVFKNEYYTSNYNIPEDKVNEFIIYLENSNFNYALLEPTKEIELIDYLHLKSKEFLTATSGK; from the coding sequence ATGAAACAGACTTTACTTCTCTTAATTTTTCTAGTTTCAATTTTAAATACTCAAGCTCAAAATACTAAGCGAGTTGAGGTTAATGGTCAAATTATTGTTGCTGTTGAGGACTTAGAGAATGTAACTGTTTTTAACGAGTCATCTAATAAAGGAGTAATTACAGACTCCTTGGGAAGATTTAAAATTAAAGTTGCTTTAAATGATGAGATTCAAGTATCTGCAATTCAACTTAAGCCATTTAAAACCTACATAACACAGAAAGTTATAGATTCTAAAAAATTAACTATTTATTTAAATGAACAAATAAATACTCTAGATGAGGTTGTTTTACTACAATACGATTTAACAGGCATAATAGAAGGTGATATAGCTAATACAAAAGTTGTAAAACCTATACAAATGTTTGATTTTGGTAATGTTGAAAACCTTGAAGTTGCAGATGATCATCATTCAAAAGTTGATAATATCGCATTAGGAAATCAAAACGACCGCATAAGGTATCAAGCAGATGGTGTGGCAATTTTAGGATTACTAGTAAATGCGATTTTTAAAACAAAAAATAAAAAAAATAAAAAACGAATAGATAGACAAAACCGAGTAGGTAAGCGGTTTAATATACCAGTTTCAAAACTCTCTACCGTTTTTAAAAACGAATATTATACATCCAACTATAATATACCAGAAGATAAAGTTAATGAGTTTATAATCTACCTAGAAAATTCTAATTTTAATTACGCACTTTTAGAACCTACTAAAGAAATAGAACTTATAGATTATTTACACCTTAAGAGTAAAGAATTTTTAACAGCAACAAGTGGAAAATAA
- the pepE gene encoding dipeptidase PepE — MKNIIIASTSTLYNGKPLEYLLNEIEHLFKDVSEVLFIPYARPGGISHDDYTNKISDVFSKINKTIKGIHTFKNPRQAIQEAKGIYVGGGNTFVLVNNLYKNDCINILKEVITRGIPYLGTSAGSNICGLSMSTTNDMPIVYPPSFKTLGFVPFNINPHYLDPIEGSKHMGETRETRIQEFHKFNTQPVIGLREGSYIKVSGESIQLKGEHQARVFEYDTEPYEIETNTYLNELK; from the coding sequence ATGAAAAATATAATAATTGCGAGCACCTCAACGCTTTATAATGGAAAGCCTTTAGAGTATTTATTAAATGAAATAGAACATTTGTTTAAAGATGTTTCTGAAGTTTTATTCATTCCTTATGCAAGACCTGGAGGAATTTCTCATGATGATTATACTAACAAAATAAGTGATGTATTTTCTAAAATCAATAAAACTATAAAGGGAATACATACTTTTAAAAACCCAAGGCAAGCGATACAAGAAGCTAAAGGCATTTATGTCGGAGGCGGAAACACTTTTGTTTTAGTTAATAATCTCTACAAAAACGACTGCATAAATATTTTAAAAGAAGTTATAACTAGAGGTATTCCCTATTTAGGCACAAGTGCTGGTAGTAATATTTGCGGTTTATCTATGAGCACCACTAATGATATGCCAATTGTTTATCCGCCAAGTTTTAAAACATTAGGTTTTGTACCATTCAATATTAATCCTCATTATTTAGATCCTATTGAAGGAAGCAAACATATGGGAGAAACCCGAGAAACACGTATTCAAGAATTTCATAAATTTAATACGCAACCTGTAATAGGATTACGAGAAGGAAGTTACATTAAAGTTTCTGGAGAAAGTATACAATTAAAGGGTGAGCATCAAGCAAGAGTATTTGAATATGACACAGAACCTTATGAAATTGAAACAAATACTTATCTAAATGAACTAAAATAA
- a CDS encoding gliding motility-associated C-terminal domain-containing protein gives MKYLNYIVLLLFQISFGQQALQNSGNIQIHDQGQVGFHIDLVNNGTFNQNLGLAGFYNSENPLTISGTQTPQFFDMEVAVDNNLILDINTEVANTLSYIIGDVISPRNNITISLDYLSNALFVAEDNFRLTDGYASYSGNNSFSFPIGDDNKLRPLITPLQTNNPKFKAAYFNEDPNFPSTFPMEFNTNNSEGILNAISNQEFWDFNGTDKTFVTLTWNQESQINNLAGDLMNLRVVGWSKTENKWLDLGNTNITGDSNNGTISSFEFIPNDFEIITFGSLIGSDGLTVYSGVSPNGDGLNDVFVIEGIELFNNELKIFNRWGRIVYDAKNYKNTFNGVSNKKVIGSQGNKLPVGTYFYVLELPLDNKTYSGWIYLNY, from the coding sequence ATGAAATATTTAAATTACATAGTATTGCTTCTATTTCAAATTAGTTTTGGGCAGCAAGCATTGCAAAACTCTGGAAATATTCAAATTCATGATCAAGGTCAAGTTGGTTTTCATATCGATTTAGTTAATAATGGAACTTTTAATCAAAATTTAGGATTAGCAGGTTTTTATAATTCAGAAAACCCATTAACTATTTCAGGAACTCAAACTCCACAATTTTTTGATATGGAAGTTGCAGTAGATAATAATTTAATTCTTGATATTAATACCGAAGTTGCAAACACACTAAGTTATATTATTGGAGATGTTATATCTCCAAGAAATAACATAACAATTTCTTTAGATTATTTAAGTAATGCTCTTTTTGTAGCCGAAGACAATTTTCGACTAACAGATGGTTACGCGTCTTATTCTGGAAATAATTCTTTTAGCTTCCCTATTGGAGATGATAATAAATTAAGACCACTTATAACACCATTGCAAACAAATAACCCCAAATTTAAAGCTGCATATTTTAATGAAGACCCAAATTTTCCTTCTACATTTCCAATGGAGTTTAATACAAATAATTCTGAAGGTATCTTAAATGCCATAAGTAATCAGGAGTTTTGGGACTTTAATGGTACAGATAAAACATTTGTAACGCTAACATGGAATCAAGAAAGCCAAATAAATAATTTAGCTGGTGATTTAATGAATTTAAGAGTTGTTGGCTGGAGTAAAACCGAAAACAAATGGCTTGATCTTGGGAATACAAACATTACTGGAGACAGTAACAATGGGACTATTAGTTCTTTTGAATTTATTCCAAATGATTTTGAAATTATAACCTTTGGTAGCTTAATTGGTAGTGATGGATTAACTGTTTATAGCGGTGTTAGTCCTAATGGAGATGGATTAAATGATGTTTTTGTAATTGAAGGCATAGAGTTATTTAATAATGAATTAAAAATATTTAACCGTTGGGGACGCATAGTCTATGATGCGAAAAATTATAAAAACACTTTTAATGGAGTTTCTAATAAAAAAGTAATTGGGAGCCAAGGAAACAAACTTCCTGTAGGCACCTATTTTTATGTCTTAGAGTTGCCTCTAGATAACAAAACCTACTCGGGTTGGATATATTTAAACTACTAA
- a CDS encoding GNAT family N-acetyltransferase, with translation MSFCFKIIDKKDINIIIPLMQKLTNNTNSDDVLKTRFAEMVKENYECAGVYLGEKLIGICGMWFQTRHYAGKSMEVDHVYIEAEYQGKGLGKLFFKWIYKYAKSKGCNISELNTYVQNYPSHKFYYNEGYEIYGYHFYKTL, from the coding sequence ATGTCTTTCTGCTTTAAAATTATTGATAAAAAGGATATAAATATCATTATTCCTTTAATGCAAAAATTAACAAATAATACAAATTCTGACGATGTTTTAAAAACGCGTTTTGCTGAAATGGTAAAAGAAAACTATGAATGTGCAGGTGTTTATTTAGGTGAAAAATTAATTGGAATTTGTGGCATGTGGTTTCAAACTAGACATTATGCAGGAAAATCTATGGAGGTAGATCATGTTTATATTGAAGCAGAATATCAAGGTAAAGGTTTGGGTAAATTGTTTTTTAAATGGATATATAAATATGCTAAATCTAAAGGTTGTAATATATCTGAATTAAATACTTACGTTCAAAATTATCCTTCGCATAAATTTTATTATAACGAAGGGTATGAAATTTATGGCTATCACTTTTATAAAACACTATAA
- a CDS encoding GNAT family N-acetyltransferase produces the protein MKTTNLSNIKIEVITGEQTLPVRHAVLRKGKPIEACPIPEDNLETTYHFGLFYNKKLVAVSSFVADKSPYFEESNQYRLRAMGVLEDYQGLKLGRQLLNFGVHFLKEKNVERLWFNARIIAVNFYRNNGFDTIGNIFDIPKVGDHFVMHKKI, from the coding sequence ATGAAAACAACAAATCTTTCAAACATAAAAATTGAAGTTATAACAGGAGAACAAACTCTACCTGTTCGTCATGCTGTATTAAGAAAAGGCAAACCTATTGAGGCTTGCCCAATTCCAGAAGACAATTTAGAAACAACCTATCATTTTGGATTATTTTACAATAAAAAACTTGTTGCGGTTAGCTCTTTCGTGGCAGACAAATCACCTTATTTCGAAGAATCAAATCAATATAGGTTAAGGGCAATGGGTGTTTTAGAAGATTATCAAGGTTTAAAACTAGGAAGACAATTATTAAATTTTGGTGTTCATTTTTTAAAAGAAAAAAACGTAGAGCGTTTATGGTTTAACGCCCGAATCATTGCTGTAAATTTTTACAGAAATAATGGTTTTGATACTATTGGAAATATTTTCGATATTCCTAAGGTTGGAGACCATTTCGTAATGCATAAAAAAATATGA
- a CDS encoding M15 family metallopeptidase, whose translation MIKKKDIKLIVILILACITFPQLTNSQSLISVEELIGKGNPKLFGEGYKLRKEAYIAFKKMQTAALKSNIKIGAVSSYRSYAHQKRIWERKFKRNSSADLSPKDNVKKIIEYSTIPGTSRHHWGTDIDIYQTNVKQPNGILQPKNYHGNGVFCKLKEWMDANSKQFGFYLVYTDKVDRKGFKYEPWHYSYKPLSKTYLKAYKKINVSELLKKDKLLGSDNFSEAFINQYTKENILDINPELL comes from the coding sequence ATGATTAAAAAAAAGGATATAAAACTTATAGTAATATTAATTTTAGCATGCATAACGTTTCCTCAACTCACTAATTCTCAAAGTCTAATTTCTGTTGAAGAATTAATAGGCAAAGGAAATCCTAAACTATTTGGAGAAGGTTATAAATTAAGAAAAGAAGCTTACATAGCATTCAAAAAAATGCAAACTGCTGCCCTAAAAAGCAATATAAAGATAGGAGCTGTTTCTAGCTACAGAAGTTATGCACATCAAAAACGCATTTGGGAACGTAAATTTAAAAGAAATTCTTCTGCGGATCTTTCACCAAAAGATAACGTAAAAAAAATAATAGAATATTCAACTATTCCTGGAACCTCTCGTCACCATTGGGGAACAGACATAGACATTTACCAAACCAATGTTAAACAACCAAATGGCATTTTACAACCAAAAAACTATCATGGAAATGGAGTGTTTTGTAAATTAAAAGAATGGATGGATGCTAACTCAAAGCAGTTTGGTTTTTATTTAGTTTACACCGATAAAGTTGATAGAAAAGGTTTTAAATACGAACCATGGCATTACAGCTACAAACCTTTATCTAAAACCTATTTAAAAGCATATAAAAAAATAAATGTTTCAGAATTATTAAAAAAAGACAAACTATTAGGAAGCGATAATTTTTCAGAAGCGTTTATAAACCAATATACTAAAGAAAATATTTTAGATATTAATCCTGAACTTTTGTAA
- a CDS encoding M48 family metalloprotease produces MKKGGLKGRLLIGLVIAAFFGFKYCSQQEVNPYTGKKQAISMTPQEEIQMGLASRDQMAAQHGGLHPNEQYQALVDNVGHKLVNNSIAKETPYQYEFHLLADQNTINAFALPGGQIFITYALFSQLKNEDQLAGVLGHEIGHVLGKHSAERIANSELWKGLSTAGSVGADMGGVVAQIGNGTLLKNGRGDELESDDLGVRFMMRAGYDPQEMIGVMQILKAAAGPNRQPEFSSTHPDPDNRMEKIRESIEKYRR; encoded by the coding sequence ATGAAAAAAGGCGGACTTAAAGGCAGACTACTTATAGGTTTAGTTATTGCCGCATTTTTTGGCTTTAAATATTGTAGCCAACAAGAAGTCAATCCATATACTGGAAAAAAACAAGCAATATCAATGACTCCACAAGAAGAAATTCAAATGGGATTAGCTAGTCGTGATCAAATGGCAGCTCAGCATGGTGGTTTACATCCTAATGAGCAATATCAAGCATTGGTTGATAATGTAGGCCATAAATTAGTAAACAATAGTATTGCTAAAGAAACACCTTACCAGTATGAGTTTCATTTATTAGCAGACCAAAACACCATAAACGCTTTTGCTTTACCTGGAGGACAAATATTTATAACCTACGCTCTATTTTCTCAACTTAAAAACGAAGACCAACTTGCCGGTGTATTAGGTCATGAAATTGGACATGTATTAGGAAAACACTCTGCTGAAAGAATTGCAAATTCAGAACTTTGGAAAGGTTTATCTACCGCAGGATCTGTGGGCGCAGATATGGGTGGTGTTGTAGCACAAATAGGAAATGGAACTTTATTAAAAAACGGTAGAGGAGACGAATTAGAGAGTGACGATTTAGGAGTACGCTTCATGATGCGTGCCGGTTACGATCCTCAAGAAATGATTGGAGTAATGCAAATTTTAAAAGCTGCTGCAGGACCAAACCGCCAACCAGAATTCTCAAGTACACATCCCGATCCCGACAATAGAATGGAAAAAATTAGAGAATCTATAGAAAAATATAGAAGATAA
- a CDS encoding ankyrin repeat domain-containing protein — translation MKKTLIISAIALSFSVATLNADTLNFENSYDVEISKLADVSSFCKAIAKGDIETVKTLINLGEDINKKSVGMTPAMFAARYNKVEILELLIEKGANLNLKSKKGLTALDYAKLSSANESYNLIKKALKNA, via the coding sequence ATGAAAAAAACATTAATTATTTCGGCAATTGCATTAAGTTTCTCTGTTGCAACTTTGAATGCAGACACTTTAAATTTTGAGAATTCTTACGATGTAGAGATTTCTAAATTAGCAGATGTTAGTTCTTTTTGTAAGGCTATAGCTAAAGGAGATATTGAAACAGTAAAAACTTTAATTAATCTTGGAGAAGATATTAATAAAAAATCTGTGGGTATGACTCCTGCAATGTTTGCTGCTAGATATAATAAAGTAGAAATTTTAGAGCTGCTTATTGAAAAAGGAGCAAATTTAAATTTAAAATCTAAAAAAGGATTAACTGCTTTAGATTATGCAAAACTTTCTAGTGCAAATGAGTCTTATAACTTAATTAAAAAAGCTTTAAAGAACGCATAA
- the gpmI gene encoding 2,3-bisphosphoglycerate-independent phosphoglycerate mutase: MNKKVILMILDGWGKSPDPKISAIDNANTNFIDSLYTKYPHAQLRTDGLHVGLPEGQMGNSEVGHMNLGAGRIVYQDLAKINLAVENKSLAKEPVLENAFQYAKKNNKAVHFLGLLSNGGVHSHINHLKGLIDVAQDLGITKSYIHGFTDGRDVDPQSGKGFIADIEQYTQNKNTQIASITGRYYAMDRDKRWERVQLAYNALVNGKGELSRNIQESIQNNYNDNITDEFIKPIIKVDGYGLPLTTIKEDDVVIFFNFRTDRGRQLTDALSQQDFPEFKMKKLNLYYVTMTNYDENFKGLHVVFNKDNITETLGEVLEKNNKTQIRIAETEKYPHVTFFFSGGREKPFQGEARILKNSPKVATYDLQPEMSAFELTDALIPELQKGEVDFVCLNFANGDMVGHTGSMEAAIKACEAVDKCVDKVISTAVEHDYTVLVIADHGNCETMINPDGSPNTAHTTNPVPLILVDKDIKNIKDGILGDIAPTILKLMGIEQPNAMTQEPLV, encoded by the coding sequence ATGAATAAAAAAGTAATCCTGATGATTCTTGATGGTTGGGGAAAAAGCCCAGACCCAAAAATATCTGCAATAGATAATGCTAATACAAACTTTATAGACAGTTTATACACTAAATATCCACACGCCCAATTAAGAACAGATGGTTTACATGTAGGTTTACCAGAAGGCCAAATGGGAAACAGCGAAGTTGGACACATGAATTTAGGTGCCGGACGTATTGTTTATCAAGATTTAGCTAAAATTAATTTAGCTGTAGAAAACAAATCTTTAGCAAAAGAACCTGTTTTAGAAAACGCATTTCAATACGCTAAAAAAAATAACAAAGCAGTTCATTTTTTAGGATTATTAAGTAATGGAGGCGTTCATTCTCACATAAACCATTTAAAAGGATTAATTGATGTTGCCCAAGATTTAGGCATCACAAAATCTTACATCCACGGTTTTACAGATGGTAGAGATGTAGATCCACAATCTGGAAAAGGTTTTATTGCAGATATTGAACAATACACCCAAAATAAAAACACACAAATCGCATCAATCACTGGTCGTTATTACGCAATGGATAGAGATAAACGTTGGGAACGTGTACAATTAGCATACAATGCTTTAGTAAATGGTAAAGGAGAATTGTCTAGAAATATTCAAGAAAGTATTCAAAATAATTATAACGATAATATTACAGACGAGTTTATAAAACCTATAATTAAAGTAGATGGTTACGGTCTTCCATTAACAACTATAAAAGAAGATGATGTTGTAATATTCTTTAATTTTAGAACAGATAGAGGTCGCCAATTAACCGATGCTTTATCTCAACAAGATTTTCCAGAATTTAAAATGAAGAAACTTAATTTGTATTATGTAACAATGACAAATTATGATGAGAATTTTAAGGGATTACACGTTGTTTTTAATAAAGACAATATAACCGAAACACTAGGTGAAGTTTTAGAAAAAAACAATAAAACCCAAATAAGAATAGCTGAAACAGAAAAATATCCTCACGTAACATTTTTCTTCTCTGGCGGAAGAGAAAAACCTTTTCAAGGAGAAGCTCGAATATTAAAAAACTCTCCTAAAGTAGCAACATACGATTTGCAACCAGAAATGAGTGCTTTTGAGCTAACCGATGCTTTAATTCCAGAACTACAAAAAGGAGAGGTTGATTTTGTATGTTTAAATTTCGCAAATGGAGATATGGTTGGTCACACAGGCTCTATGGAAGCAGCAATAAAAGCTTGCGAAGCTGTAGATAAATGTGTAGACAAAGTTATTAGTACCGCCGTAGAACATGATTATACAGTTCTAGTTATTGCAGATCATGGTAACTGTGAAACCATGATAAATCCAGACGGTTCACCTAATACAGCACATACCACAAATCCTGTACCTTTAATTTTAGTAGATAAAGACATAAAAAATATTAAAGATGGTATACTTGGAGATATTGCACCAACCATTTTAAAATTAATGGGTATAGAACAACCAAATGCTATGACTCAAGAACCTTTAGTATAA